The Brachyhypopomus gauderio isolate BG-103 chromosome 7, BGAUD_0.2, whole genome shotgun sequence genome has a window encoding:
- the gtf3ab gene encoding general transcription factor IIIA, b, which yields MGERYTDATKIFVCSFFSCKASFSKSWKLEAHYCKHTGLRPFMCDSCDKSFCTRYQLTRHQLSHSGAKPHLCSVEECPESFSTSSGLKNHVARVHQKEERHYVCDYEGCGKEFRKKNRLRTHKCEHTNVFPFQCHFEDCGKKYAALKTLKKHESVHDGYPCVEEGCSFRGKTWTEYQTHRKSEHRETLQCDQCTKVFSQAWFLKKHKQFVHMGERRVFKCTIEGCLRVYTTHFSLQSHVLSFHEGKRPFTCSHDGCGRAFAMEESLKRHAVVHDPQKKKLKRKKQTRLGKKRPLKTKVSDAPDLSTRLKSVSLNESVSQNKPNL from the exons ATGGGTGAACGGTATACAGATGCCACTAAGAtctttgtttgttcgttctttAGCTGCAAAGCGTCCTTTTCAAAATCATGGAAACTGGAGGCTCATTACTGCAAACACACGGGTTTG AGACCATTTATGTGTGACAGCTGTGATAAGAGCTTCTGCACACGATACCAACTCACCCGACATCAGCTGAGCCACAGCGGAGCGAAGCCTCATCT ATGCTCGGTGGAAGAATGTCCCGAGAGCTTCTCCACCAGCAGCGGGTTGAAGAATCACGTTGCACGCGTGCATCAGAAGGAAGAGAGGCACTATGTG TGCGACTATGAAGGTTGCGGGAAGGAGTTCCGTAAGAAAAACCGGCTGAGGACTCACAAGTGTGAGCACACAAACGTGTTTCCCTTTCA GTGTCATTTTGAGGACTGTGGGAAGAAGTATGCTGCCTTGAAAACCTTGAAAAAACATGAGAGCGTGCATGATG GATACCCGTGTGTCGAGGAGGGCTGTTCTTTCCGGGGCAAGACCTGGACAGAATATCAGACACATAGAAAATCAGAACACAGAG AGACTCTGCAGTGTGATCAGTGTACGAAGGTCTTCAGTCAAGCCTGGTTCCTGAAGAAGCACAAGCAGTTTGTGCACATGGGGGAACGGCGTGTGTTTAAATGCACCATCGAGGGGTGTTTGAGAGTCTACACCACACATTTCAGTCTGCAGAGTCACGTCCTGTCCTTCCACGAGGGCAAGCGTCCCTTCACGTGCTCTCATGATGGATGCGGTAGAGCGTTTGCCATGGAG GAAAGTCTGAAGCGACATGCCGTAGTCCATGATCCTCAGAAGAAGAAGCTGAAG aggaaaaaacaaacaagactGGGGAAGAAACGTCCACTGAAGACCAAGGTTTCTGATGCTCCCGATCTCTCCACGCGTTTGAAGAGCGTCTCTCTGAACGAATCGGTTTCTCAAAACAAACCAAACCTGTAA